A DNA window from Paenibacillus andongensis contains the following coding sequences:
- a CDS encoding DMT family transporter codes for MKELSRSKTIGLITFLVVVWGISWPIYKIALAYTPPLLFAGMRTLVGGFLLASLYVPKWKQIRWRENWQIYVLSSIFNFILFYALQTVGLLYMPSGLFSVIVYLQPVLVGIFAWVWLGEAMNAIKIMGLIIGFLGVAAVSAGGLSGHIAILGIILALLTSLAWSIGTVYVKKVSPRVDSIWLVAFQCIIGGIILTALGSSKEKWSDITWNAPYLFGLIFGIILGIAASWVVYFMLVNAGDASKVASYTFLVPLISVLSGTLLKYCHRYSSFSSIRVYRIAVWQCRSDLDIHYMYWYRCRIKH; via the coding sequence ATGAAAGAACTATCACGCTCTAAAACAATTGGTCTTATTACATTTTTAGTTGTTGTATGGGGGATTTCTTGGCCCATTTACAAAATTGCTTTGGCTTACACACCACCGCTATTGTTCGCAGGGATGCGCACACTTGTAGGTGGTTTTCTATTGGCTAGCCTATATGTCCCTAAGTGGAAACAAATTCGTTGGAGAGAAAATTGGCAGATCTATGTGCTTTCTTCTATCTTCAACTTCATTCTATTTTATGCCTTGCAAACAGTCGGCCTATTGTACATGCCTTCAGGATTATTCTCAGTTATCGTTTATCTTCAGCCTGTGCTTGTAGGAATTTTTGCATGGGTTTGGTTGGGAGAAGCGATGAACGCAATCAAAATAATGGGATTAATTATTGGGTTTCTTGGTGTGGCGGCGGTTAGCGCAGGAGGATTATCAGGCCATATCGCAATCCTAGGTATTATTCTGGCACTCCTAACTTCACTGGCTTGGTCGATAGGTACGGTTTATGTTAAAAAAGTGAGCCCCCGCGTTGATTCCATCTGGCTTGTGGCTTTTCAATGTATAATTGGTGGAATTATCCTAACAGCGTTAGGGTCCAGTAAAGAGAAATGGTCAGACATTACGTGGAACGCTCCCTATCTCTTCGGACTTATTTTCGGGATCATTTTAGGAATAGCAGCTTCTTGGGTTGTCTATTTTATGCTTGTTAATGCCGGGGATGCCAGTAAGGTAGCCTCTTACACATTTCTCGTCCCTCTGATCTCGGTTCTTAGCGGGACATTGTTGAAGTATTGTCATCGCTACAGTTCTTTTTCATCTATTCGGGTATATCGGATTGCTGTCTGGCAATGTCGCTCTGACCTGGATATCCATTATATGTATTGGTATCGCTGTAGGATCAAGCATTAG
- a CDS encoding LysR family transcriptional regulator, with amino-acid sequence MEFIQLHYFQTVARLEHMTKAAEELQIAQPSLSKTIARLEKDLGVPLFDRKGRQIRLNPFGQAFLARVERAFMELNEGRRELHDLAGLHEGTVTLAVTIPRILPELLGAFLTQYPNVRLRQFIESTSSMRRLLENGEIDLCISSIPIEGSDIEWKPLMTEEIFLLVPPEHRLAGRDAISLSEVKDEPFISMNEGYGFRNLTDAFCREAGFTPNIAFEGDEPNIIGSLVRKGLGVAFVPALSLPDASIPSPIRLRITNPACHRTIGMAWSKSRYLSQAAERFQQFIVDYFAKL; translated from the coding sequence TTGGAGTTTATACAGCTACACTATTTTCAAACCGTTGCCCGCTTAGAGCACATGACAAAAGCGGCGGAAGAACTTCAAATCGCCCAACCTTCCTTAAGCAAGACGATTGCTCGTCTGGAAAAAGATTTGGGCGTGCCTTTATTTGACCGCAAAGGCCGTCAAATCCGCTTGAATCCGTTCGGCCAAGCTTTTCTTGCTAGGGTCGAACGTGCATTCATGGAATTGAACGAGGGGAGAAGGGAACTCCATGATTTAGCAGGGCTGCATGAAGGAACGGTCACGTTGGCCGTGACGATTCCCCGAATATTGCCGGAACTGCTTGGAGCTTTTCTAACGCAATATCCAAATGTAAGGCTTAGGCAGTTTATTGAATCGACTTCCTCCATGAGGCGCCTGCTGGAAAACGGGGAAATCGACTTGTGCATTTCTTCAATTCCGATCGAAGGATCCGACATCGAATGGAAACCGCTCATGACGGAGGAAATCTTCCTGTTAGTCCCGCCTGAACATCGGTTAGCGGGGCGCGATGCGATCTCTCTTTCTGAAGTAAAGGATGAGCCATTTATTAGTATGAACGAGGGGTACGGCTTTCGGAACCTGACGGATGCATTTTGCCGGGAGGCTGGCTTCACGCCTAATATTGCTTTCGAAGGGGATGAACCGAATATTATCGGCAGCTTGGTACGCAAAGGGTTGGGCGTTGCCTTCGTGCCTGCCTTGTCCCTACCGGATGCATCTATTCCTTCACCTATACGGCTTCGGATCACGAATCCTGCCTGTCACCGAACAATCGGAATGGCTTGGTCAAAAAGTCGTTATCTTTCACAAGCTGCTGAGCGGTTTCAGCAGTTTATCGTGGACTATTTCGCTAAGCTATGA